From the genome of Mastacembelus armatus chromosome 21, fMasArm1.2, whole genome shotgun sequence:
aaagagggtagagaaaataaaagagactcatgtcagtacaatgcaatccaattcagcagcatgacaaactacaacctccaaaatgatcaaccagttgaatcaacacgtctctgaaaccactaactgaacattatcaccttcatgaaggaggatttattacaggactgttggattagactgacaaagttatagttaggtggacctaataaactgacaatggagtgtttatactttaacaatacacccagatatgatgccaatatgaaaatattcagtcaattaacagttaagccacaacaaactggaaacacaagaatcaaactgacaattagaatcaaactgtatttctgggttctgcagcaaattgcttagttagtagtgattacatagtgtagctgaagctgataatgctctttactgtgatttagggttttagaaacatctttacactcaatacttttcaaggctcagagaaatcacatctctgttttattctgacactaaacaatgactgtacaacagttatcagtgttagtacattacactgttttacctggacagaacaatttcctgaggtgttgataaatttctctcatttttagtccatatatgattggattgaaaagaggatgatacaaaattgcTTGCATCAGCATTATTAAACtcacaatttttggaaaatctgtttccatttgaactagaagtaTATCAAATGAagccaaacaggaaaagttgattagaacaatcaggtgaggtaaacaggtctgtgcagcttttctcctgacttctctgccacttcgataggtgattataaatatccttatgtaggtaaaaaggatgaaaagcacagggagaattaaaagattaacaaaacaaaacaaaccatataTATTTAGTTCTCTTGAACTCTCACACTGAAGTTTAGAAATTGTGCTGTTACAAATGATtcctttaaaattaaagttacacAGTTTAAAATTGGCATTCAGAGGAATTGATACagctaactgaccagcaggcagaatccaagctacaaccagtaaaatacagatgtttgtttttgtcataatagttggatactgcagaggtttacatatagagACATATCTGTCATAGGACATGgttgccaacagtaaaaactctgacGCACCTAAAGAATAAGTTATATGATACTGGAaaagacaggctgaatatgatatgatcggtttttcagataaaacatcagttaaaatctTTGGGTAGACTGTAGTGCTGTAAAaaacagagttcattaacaaagctgcaatgaaaatgtacataggctcatggaggtttttgtgaatcactatcagacacacaatagtagaattactgcagattattagaatatatgctgtaaacatgatcacaaaataaacaaatctgtatttgtccagttccacatatgcatcaatagttatatatgttatatttaggttattatccattaaggtttaaaaacaaagtgttaatgacaaagacttgaagtatcaaagcaaagatcacatgaacatattatacagtatatctgtcattggattgtctaatgtattcactgatacccgaccttgacatgaacttgtgtgtgtgttgaaatattgcaacaaatacaaacctccagaatacaaagtgaactgtttgactctgtgggttgatttttatcagcttgtttctccctccatggatctcattaaactctccaccaagagctgtcgtcatgtgaacaacatcagactctacaggcctgaaccagtggaggcccatggtatagctgacacaggcagtttcctatggtgctaatgtgttgggggcacagagaaggataaaccttcagcatggtctgtggactTTGAGACATATGGACCTCaaggaggtttttgtgaatcactatccaggacacaatagtagaattatTGCag
Proteins encoded in this window:
- the LOC113123860 gene encoding olfactory receptor 11A1-like; the protein is MDNNLNITYITIDAYVELDKYRFVYFVIMFTAYILIICSNSTIVCLIVIHKNLHEPMYIFIAALLMNSVFYSTTVYPKILTDVLSEKPIISYSACLFQYHITYSLGASEFLLLATMSYDRYVSICKPLQYPTIMTKTNICILLVVAWILPAGQLAVSIPLNANFKLCNFNFKGIICNSTISKLQCESSRELNIYGLFCFVNLLILPVLFILFTYIRIFIITYRSGREVRRKAAQTCLPHLIVLINFSCLASFDILLVQMETDFPKIVSLIMLMQAILYHPLFNPIIYGLKMREIYQHLRK